CATTCAAACGAGAATCGCTATATTCACTTTTGACCCAACAAATGACCGCATCTCGTCAAGAGTCACGGATTAGCCTACCAGGTTTTTTTGGGTGACCTCAATGTGCTTTGGAGTTTGGTAATATTTCTAATTGACATAGTATTGCAGCCAACGTAGTGATACTCGAGTCACGCGTGCTATCACCTGCGGTGAACCCTCTGCGCCATCGCTGCTAAGGATAGACGTTCGAGCAAGAGTTTATCGATTAACTCACGTGGTGAACGGTTAATCGGTTGTCGGGTTGGACTTTAGGATTTTTACAAAATCTTCATAACTAAATTAAAATGAGGTTGGTCTTGAACCATATACCTCACTCTGAAATAAGCCAGCGACATTAATTTGTTAACGATTGTCAGGAGTAACAAATAACATTAATGTCTTAATGACGACAAATAATCTCTTATTCGACATCATCAATCGGAGCGGCGGGATTCGAACCCACGACCTCCACTACCCCAAAGTGGCGCGCTACCAAGCTGCGCTACGCCCCGTAGTCAACTTTTTCTATTATAACCACAAGATGTAAAACTCTCAAGAGTTAAATCTAAAAAACCTTGATCATTTCAGAGGCTTGCAGTAACTCAAGAACAGCAGAATCTTTCCATTCGCCTTCTGCACAACGCCCTGTTTTCAAAATAAAGCGCAGACTATAGGCATGAGGATAGCCTTCTACTTCCATCCATAATAAATCGCTTTCGGCTTCACAGGCAATCTTTTCTTCATCCATTAATTCAGTTGCAATTTGCTTCATGGTGTCTGCTAGTTGCGCCAGTAGCCGACAAAAATCATTCAACTCGGCTTCTGTTAATTCAATTGCCCAATCCTCTGTACCCACTAAACCTTTAAACTCTGGTGCTGCTGGATTCCAGCCGATGCGCCAACCAAGTCCACTTTTTATAACACGTTCCATAATTAGGGAATAGAAAATGGGAGACTTGTAGAGGTGTGCCATAGCACGTCTCTACAAGTTTCCTGGTTTGGGTACTTGTCGAGAAGTTGGGGTAGTTTCCTCTGACTGATTTGAGTTATTAGGAGTAGGGACTTGTGTGTTTTGCGAATTAGGACTAAAAACGTTTACTATGGCTTGCACCAATGCGTCTCGCTGGCGACGGTTCAAACGTGCAATAGCAGCGCGATCGCTATCAAAAGGATTCTTCCGTAGAGTATCATTCCCAGGATAACTCGTTTCATACATCACTTCATTAGCACCCAGATAATCAGCCAAAGTCAGCTTCCAATCCAGTCGATAATTTGGCGCACGTCCCTTCACATAGATGTGATACCTTATCATGCGACTAACCAAGGTGTTATTTTCGGCAACTTTCCCAGTTTCTTTGCTAACGTACTGGTTTTCTCGGGGTAAGTCGGGTAATTGTTGATAAACTGGCTGCCAAGCATCGCCGGGACTTATTCTTTGAGCGTAAGTTGGTTGGTGTATTCCTATCAAAAGAAATACACCAACCACTATGACTGCCAAAAATCCCCTTAAAAAAGGGGACGTGTTGAGTAATTGCCTAGACTTTAGTGTCACTTGAATGAACTCTAAATTTTTGCTCATTCTATTTTCCGGTTGGCATCACTTTAGACTTCGCCAATAATTTCTGGTTGAGTGAGTTCATCGGACATCTCGATAATTGCCCTCAACACTGGCTTCATCATTGCATCATCCGCACCGTCAAAGTCTTCATAACGCCGACGCTTCGCACGATTTGCCACTTGAACTGTAATGCGGTAGCGATTTGAGGCTGCACTAATCAGCTCCTCAGCACGGTGCATAATTTGCGATTGAGTCGTCTCGAACTTAGAACGCTTTAGCATAATTACTGATGAGAGTGAAGTCATTCTCTTCACTCTAACAGATCACTTTGACTAATGGGACTTGAAAAAATGAGTATAATGCTTGACTAGCATAGCTTTCACGTCAAAGTAACAGCCAAATGAAAGAGACAACCCCCACAGCCATGCCGCCATGCTTTGAAAATGGATTGCTTTCATGATTGATTCTCCTTACATTTAAAAGTGCTG
The sequence above is a segment of the Mastigocladopsis repens PCC 10914 genome. Coding sequences within it:
- a CDS encoding DNA-directed RNA polymerase subunit omega; this translates as MLKRSKFETTQSQIMHRAEELISAASNRYRITVQVANRAKRRRYEDFDGADDAMMKPVLRAIIEMSDELTQPEIIGEV
- a CDS encoding DUF1818 family protein, coding for MERVIKSGLGWRIGWNPAAPEFKGLVGTEDWAIELTEAELNDFCRLLAQLADTMKQIATELMDEEKIACEAESDLLWMEVEGYPHAYSLRFILKTGRCAEGEWKDSAVLELLQASEMIKVF